A genomic window from Serratia liquefaciens includes:
- a CDS encoding protein disulfide oxidoreductase, which yields MAKLRRWGRELLILLLIVLTVAFGMDWLRAPQPPAAFDSQPLTTLNGEQVSLAQLSQDKPLLVYFWASWCGVCRFTTPYVARLVGEGGNVLTVALRSGDDRQVEQWLAGKRVTLPVVNDPRGELSAQWQIGITPTLVVISQGKVVQSTTGWTSYWGMKLRLWWAGL from the coding sequence ATGGCTAAGCTGCGGCGTTGGGGCCGCGAACTGCTGATCCTGCTGCTGATTGTGCTGACGGTTGCCTTCGGGATGGACTGGCTACGCGCGCCGCAGCCACCGGCGGCGTTCGATTCGCAACCGTTGACGACTTTGAACGGCGAACAAGTCTCGCTGGCGCAGCTCAGCCAGGACAAGCCGCTGCTGGTTTATTTCTGGGCCAGCTGGTGCGGGGTTTGCCGGTTTACCACGCCGTATGTCGCCAGACTGGTCGGCGAGGGCGGCAACGTATTGACCGTGGCGCTGCGTTCCGGCGACGATCGTCAGGTGGAACAGTGGCTGGCGGGCAAGCGTGTGACGTTGCCGGTGGTTAACGATCCGCGTGGTGAGCTGTCGGCGCAGTGGCAGATCGGCATCACGCCGACGTTGGTGGTCATTTCCCAGGGCAAGGTGGTGCAAAGCACCACCGGCTGGACCAGCTATTGGGGAATGAAGCTGCGGCTATGGTGGGCCGGGCTCTGA
- a CDS encoding PLP-dependent aminotransferase family protein has translation MANALPTLFHQPEHAGGTLRERVCGTLRRAIHNGALGRGQRLPSSRILAEDLGVSRVTTEAAYAQLEAEGYLQRRVGQGTFVAINIVKSAPAAKVSGAPRLSLRGTQIAQTGGCHDPLQPLPFAAGSPDLRAFPLKLWRQLTAQQLRLRGEALMRYGDPQGYFPLREAIASYVSQTRGVNCDAQQVVVLTSSQQALQLVATLLLDNGDKVWMEDPGYRGARNAFSSVGAQLVPVRVDEAGLLPDGQLPTPRLIYLTPSHQYPTGVALSLPRRLELLALAQRQRAWIIEDDYDSEFHYDGQPMPAMQGLDRHGNVLYLGTFSKALFPSLRLAYLVLPPALVEPFTTARTVYDGHSAQLMQAVTAEFIQQGHFAAHIRYMRQLYRSRRDLLLAEVQEKLGHFATPQPTGGGLQLSVWLPPGQESVLTQQAQRLGVVTPGLAAQYQTPSLRRDGWLLGFSALTPGEIRAAVERLARISPA, from the coding sequence ATGGCTAACGCATTGCCCACTCTGTTTCACCAACCGGAACACGCCGGTGGCACCTTGCGTGAACGCGTCTGCGGCACGCTGCGCCGGGCTATTCATAATGGGGCGCTTGGCCGTGGGCAACGCTTGCCCTCATCGCGGATCCTGGCTGAAGATTTGGGCGTCTCGCGCGTAACCACCGAAGCGGCCTATGCCCAGTTGGAAGCCGAAGGCTATCTGCAGCGCCGCGTTGGTCAAGGCACCTTCGTGGCGATCAACATCGTCAAATCAGCGCCCGCCGCCAAAGTCAGCGGCGCCCCCCGCCTTTCGCTGCGCGGCACGCAGATCGCGCAAACCGGTGGCTGCCACGATCCGCTTCAGCCTCTACCCTTCGCTGCCGGTTCGCCGGATTTACGTGCTTTCCCGCTAAAACTGTGGAGACAGCTCACCGCTCAACAACTGCGCCTGCGCGGGGAAGCTCTGATGCGCTATGGCGATCCTCAGGGCTACTTTCCGCTACGCGAAGCCATTGCCAGCTATGTCAGCCAGACGCGCGGCGTTAACTGCGATGCGCAACAGGTCGTGGTGCTGACCAGTTCGCAACAGGCCCTGCAGCTGGTTGCCACCCTGCTGTTGGACAACGGTGACAAGGTGTGGATGGAAGATCCCGGTTATCGCGGTGCCAGAAACGCCTTTAGCAGCGTCGGAGCCCAACTGGTGCCGGTCAGGGTTGACGAAGCCGGGTTGCTGCCCGATGGCCAGCTCCCCACGCCTCGGTTGATTTACCTCACGCCCTCGCATCAATACCCCACCGGCGTGGCACTCAGCCTGCCACGCCGGCTCGAGCTGCTGGCGCTGGCGCAACGGCAGCGGGCGTGGATTATTGAAGATGATTACGACAGCGAGTTTCACTATGACGGCCAGCCGATGCCGGCGATGCAGGGATTGGATCGGCACGGCAACGTGCTTTATCTGGGCACCTTTTCCAAGGCGCTGTTTCCTTCCCTGCGGCTGGCTTATTTGGTGTTGCCACCGGCGTTGGTGGAACCTTTTACTACCGCACGCACGGTATACGACGGCCACAGCGCCCAATTGATGCAGGCGGTGACCGCCGAATTTATTCAGCAGGGGCACTTCGCCGCCCATATCCGCTATATGCGTCAGTTGTACCGCAGCCGACGTGACCTGTTACTGGCGGAGGTGCAGGAAAAGCTCGGGCATTTTGCCACCCCGCAACCGACAGGGGGCGGCTTGCAGCTCAGCGTGTGGCTGCCGCCCGGACAGGAGAGCGTCCTGACTCAGCAGGCGCAGCGTCTGGGCGTAGTCACGCCGGGGTTGGCGGCACAGTACCAAACCCCGAGCCTGCGGCGTGACGGCTGGCTGCTGGGGTTTTCTGCCCTGACGCCGGGCGAGATCCGCGCCGCCGTCGAGCGCTTGGCACGGATCTCGCCGGCTTAA
- a CDS encoding rhodanese-like domain-containing protein, which produces MAVSSLVLAFPPGSAAQSLDYLAAKLSYYADAWDVAEDLRNGVSEILVIDTRAEALYAAGHIPGAISLPHRLMDEAGTAHLDRDKVYVTYCDGIGCNGSTKGAYKLAQQGLRVKELIGGLDFWIRDGHPLATGEQPGSLLGSASGEDCGCA; this is translated from the coding sequence ATGGCGGTATCTTCATTGGTTTTGGCTTTTCCACCGGGCAGCGCGGCGCAGAGTCTGGATTACCTGGCCGCAAAGCTGAGTTATTACGCGGATGCGTGGGACGTGGCAGAGGATCTGCGCAATGGGGTCAGTGAGATCCTGGTGATCGATACCCGTGCAGAGGCGCTCTATGCGGCCGGGCATATCCCCGGCGCTATCAGTTTGCCGCACCGGCTGATGGACGAGGCGGGGACCGCACATCTGGATCGCGACAAAGTCTATGTCACTTATTGCGATGGCATCGGCTGCAACGGTTCGACCAAGGGGGCCTACAAACTGGCGCAACAGGGGCTGCGGGTGAAAGAGCTGATTGGCGGATTGGACTTCTGGATACGCGATGGCCATCCCCTGGCCACCGGTGAACAGCCGGGTTCACTGCTGGGAAGTGCCAGTGGAGAGGACTGTGGCTGCGCCTGA
- the flk gene encoding flagella biosynthesis regulator Flk produces MQPLSGPGTPIASDRPSTPGKTTPTDDSPLSPAQRTTLEKLVVKIMALSPAKSAEIWVTLRHDLQTDNSSELLARHFQPAEQLLQNRLTQVQQNHASRQLLLQLTELLPQGNNRQAVSDFIRQQFGHTVLSQLSHSQLQQVLNLLQTGSLTIPHPQQTATSDRPLLPAEHQSLQQQVTKLSAATGESPAKIWQTLFDLTGVKTNDPLPARHFQLLNQFLQVKVALSPQTAPTLNNLFAALKQPADVQEQQQLNDYCQSRFNCHASAPLTHPQMSDVINQLFARRLEKAGHAQPIAGNATEPQPLLNPLIAALPLPLQKALSKPAVAFILFVLVLGLVLALVF; encoded by the coding sequence ATGCAACCTTTGAGTGGACCGGGCACCCCGATCGCCAGCGATCGTCCTTCAACCCCGGGCAAAACCACCCCCACAGACGATAGCCCGCTCTCCCCGGCACAGCGTACGACGCTGGAGAAGCTGGTGGTCAAAATCATGGCGCTAAGCCCGGCCAAATCCGCAGAGATTTGGGTCACGCTGCGTCACGACCTGCAGACAGACAACAGCAGTGAACTGCTGGCGCGTCATTTTCAGCCGGCCGAGCAACTGCTGCAAAACCGTCTGACGCAGGTACAGCAAAACCATGCCAGCCGCCAACTGCTGCTGCAGCTCACCGAACTGTTGCCGCAGGGTAATAACCGCCAGGCCGTCAGCGATTTTATTCGCCAGCAGTTTGGCCACACGGTACTGAGCCAGTTGAGCCACTCGCAGTTGCAGCAGGTGCTGAACCTGTTACAAACCGGTAGCCTGACGATCCCTCACCCGCAGCAAACGGCCACCAGCGATCGCCCGCTGCTGCCCGCCGAGCATCAAAGCCTGCAGCAGCAGGTCACCAAACTCAGTGCCGCCACCGGCGAGTCGCCGGCCAAGATCTGGCAAACGCTTTTTGATCTGACCGGGGTTAAAACCAACGATCCGCTGCCGGCACGCCACTTCCAATTGCTGAACCAGTTTTTGCAGGTAAAAGTCGCGCTGAGTCCGCAGACCGCACCGACGCTGAACAACCTGTTCGCCGCGCTCAAACAGCCGGCGGATGTGCAGGAGCAGCAGCAGTTGAATGACTACTGCCAGTCCCGCTTCAACTGCCATGCCAGCGCCCCCTTGACCCACCCGCAGATGAGCGACGTCATTAACCAGCTGTTTGCACGTCGTCTGGAAAAGGCCGGGCATGCACAGCCGATCGCCGGCAACGCTACCGAGCCGCAACCGCTGCTCAATCCGCTGATTGCCGCCCTGCCCCTGCCGCTGCAAAAAGCGCTGAGCAAACCGGCGGTGGCGTTTATCCTGTTCGTACTGGTGCTGGGCCTGGTATTGGCGCTGGTGTTTTGA
- a CDS encoding PLP-dependent aminotransferase family protein: MHIPLDRQQNIPLYLQIEEALRRAILSGAFVDGDKLPSTRTLAAKLAVSRLTVENAYAELAAKGFLHQRRGSGAYVLHPLIQPAQPRPASDAPFPAERFTTLTSRLDGYPDTPLPDNIINFAAGVGSPKVFPQEEFRKILLSVLSRHAEEAFSYGEYCGYYPLRDTLGRILTAQGIPTHAEQLLITNGSQHAISLIVQSLLEPGDTVIVEQPTYAEALGLLRQHRINIVTVPSDRHGMLVEQLPVLIEKHQPKLIYTIPNFHNPTGRCMSEARRRRLLALAQQAGVVILEDDFVGDLRYNGKQLPSLRALAQPGAVIYVSTFSKMLLPSMRIGYLVADSEHYQRLARLKHVDSFTSSNLIQRALDAFVTIGRYDKQLRRAGRLYRQHRDVMVAALQQQLPPGCQFETPEGGLFIWLTLPAAVSTEALMPLAWRHGVTFARGECFYAEEQQGAHGLRLNFAANTPPQIEEGIARLCRAINEVITSE; the protein is encoded by the coding sequence ATGCATATTCCCTTAGACCGTCAGCAAAACATTCCTTTATATCTGCAAATTGAGGAAGCGCTGCGGCGGGCGATCCTCAGCGGCGCATTTGTCGACGGCGATAAGCTGCCCTCCACGCGCACGCTGGCCGCCAAGTTGGCGGTCAGCCGGTTGACGGTGGAAAACGCCTATGCCGAACTGGCGGCCAAAGGCTTTTTGCACCAGCGGCGCGGCAGCGGCGCCTATGTTTTGCACCCGCTGATCCAGCCCGCCCAGCCACGGCCGGCAAGCGATGCGCCCTTCCCGGCGGAGCGTTTCACCACCCTGACCTCTCGGCTGGATGGCTACCCCGATACGCCGTTGCCGGACAACATCATCAACTTTGCCGCCGGCGTCGGCAGCCCGAAAGTCTTTCCGCAGGAGGAGTTCCGCAAAATATTGCTGTCGGTGCTCAGCCGCCATGCGGAAGAAGCCTTCAGCTATGGCGAATACTGCGGCTATTACCCGCTGCGCGATACGCTGGGACGGATCCTCACCGCTCAGGGTATTCCGACCCATGCAGAGCAACTGCTGATCACCAACGGTTCGCAACACGCCATCAGTCTGATAGTGCAAAGCCTGCTGGAGCCAGGCGACACGGTGATCGTCGAACAACCGACCTACGCCGAAGCGCTGGGGCTGCTGCGCCAGCACCGCATCAATATCGTCACCGTTCCCAGCGACCGGCACGGCATGTTGGTTGAACAACTGCCCGTACTGATCGAAAAACACCAACCGAAGCTGATTTACACCATTCCCAATTTCCATAACCCCACCGGCCGCTGCATGAGTGAAGCGCGCCGTCGACGCCTGCTGGCTTTGGCCCAGCAGGCCGGTGTAGTGATTTTGGAAGACGATTTTGTCGGCGATCTGCGCTACAACGGCAAACAGCTGCCGTCGCTGCGAGCGCTGGCACAGCCGGGGGCGGTGATTTATGTCAGCACCTTTTCAAAAATGCTGCTGCCCAGTATGCGCATCGGTTATCTGGTGGCGGACAGCGAACACTATCAGCGACTGGCCCGACTGAAACACGTCGACAGTTTTACCAGCTCCAACCTGATCCAACGGGCACTGGACGCATTCGTCACTATCGGTCGTTACGACAAACAGCTGCGGCGCGCCGGGCGGTTATATCGCCAGCACAGAGACGTGATGGTGGCAGCCTTGCAGCAGCAACTGCCGCCCGGCTGTCAGTTTGAAACGCCGGAGGGTGGGCTGTTTATCTGGCTGACGCTGCCTGCCGCCGTCAGCACCGAGGCGCTGATGCCGCTGGCCTGGCGACACGGCGTAACCTTTGCTCGCGGGGAGTGCTTTTATGCCGAAGAACAGCAAGGCGCACATGGCCTGCGATTGAATTTCGCCGCCAATACGCCGCCGCAGATAGAAGAAGGTATCGCCCGACTGTGCCGGGCGATTAATGAGGTCATCACTTCAGAATAA
- a CDS encoding copper resistance protein, with amino-acid sequence MVKQQRIAKWFLCLACLVVLTCMTQRMASLHALQQAMGLPVASAASSAADDAAELQPTPCELSAKSLLASPPVMFETVLLGLGLLLALLAPTVAARLRIPPPRVISPPTLRVHLRLCVFRE; translated from the coding sequence ATGGTTAAACAGCAGCGGATTGCGAAATGGTTTTTATGCCTGGCTTGCCTGGTGGTGCTGACCTGCATGACTCAGCGCATGGCGAGCCTGCATGCGTTGCAGCAAGCGATGGGGCTGCCCGTGGCCAGCGCAGCGTCCTCCGCCGCCGATGATGCCGCTGAACTGCAGCCTACGCCCTGTGAACTGAGCGCTAAATCCTTGTTGGCCTCACCGCCGGTAATGTTTGAAACCGTGCTGCTCGGGCTTGGCCTGCTGCTGGCGCTGTTGGCGCCTACCGTGGCAGCGCGTTTGCGCATTCCCCCTCCCAGAGTGATTTCCCCTCCCACCCTCAGGGTGCATCTCCGATTATGCGTCTTCCGTGAATGA
- a CDS encoding endonuclease/exonuclease/phosphatase family protein, producing MRSSHALLITLLSLGISQTAWSSTDGGHANSNANSREVASALGGLKNKTYSLEQAPKIRVASFNIAAGKVSDMTAIAKAIKAMNVDVVALQEVDKLTGRSGKLDQAEELAKLTGMHVAFGRAIDFDGGEYGLAFLSKYPLHDSKIYPLPSGQREQRIAFTAQTDVPEFPAPITLINTHLDTKEDPAMRLDQVRELNDRTIEMRGIKLLFGDMNDVPGSVTWTELNRYWNDIMPKEQDGRSWPAENAEIKVDYIFSGNAQRWHLDSLTVPNASGDWNGIHWPAVSDHLPLVAELRLTEQ from the coding sequence ATGCGCTCAAGTCATGCTTTACTTATCACTTTGTTATCCCTGGGAATATCGCAAACGGCCTGGTCATCCACCGATGGTGGCCATGCCAACAGCAACGCCAATAGCCGCGAAGTGGCCAGTGCGCTCGGCGGCCTGAAAAACAAAACCTATAGCCTGGAGCAGGCACCGAAGATCCGCGTAGCCAGCTTCAATATCGCCGCCGGCAAGGTCAGCGACATGACCGCAATCGCCAAAGCGATCAAGGCGATGAACGTCGACGTGGTGGCGCTGCAGGAGGTGGACAAGCTGACCGGCCGCAGCGGCAAGCTCGATCAGGCGGAGGAACTGGCCAAACTGACCGGTATGCACGTCGCGTTCGGGCGCGCGATTGATTTTGACGGCGGCGAGTATGGGCTGGCGTTCTTATCGAAATACCCGCTGCATGACAGCAAGATTTACCCGTTGCCTTCCGGTCAGCGCGAACAGCGAATTGCTTTCACCGCCCAGACCGACGTGCCCGAATTCCCGGCACCGATTACCCTGATCAATACCCATCTGGACACCAAGGAAGATCCGGCGATGCGGCTGGATCAGGTGCGCGAACTGAATGACCGCACTATTGAAATGCGCGGTATCAAGCTGCTGTTCGGCGACATGAACGACGTGCCGGGCAGCGTCACCTGGACCGAGCTGAACCGCTATTGGAACGACATCATGCCCAAGGAGCAGGATGGCCGCAGCTGGCCGGCGGAAAATGCCGAAATCAAGGTCGATTACATCTTTAGCGGCAATGCCCAGCGCTGGCATCTGGACAGCCTGACGGTGCCGAACGCCAGCGGCGACTGGAACGGTATTCACTGGCCTGCGGTCAGCGATCACCTGCCGTTGGTTGCCGAACTGAGGCTGACCGAGCAGTAA
- a CDS encoding DsbA family protein, giving the protein MKKLLMLLMLIVTPVWAAAPFTPEQEVRIKELIRETLVSNPDILAQAVDAWQQQTAGQQISQAIKQNAKTLYQDPASPRLGAANAKLTLVAFTDYNCPYCKRFDPMLEKIVKQYPDVALVVKLLPFKGESSVSSARVALTTWQQHPDQFWALHQRLMAKKGFHDTASIAAAQQKTGVKAVAPSEQSMTTLRTNMALAEQFGVQGTPATLIGDQMLPGAVSYEDLEAVVKQQLAKVNNG; this is encoded by the coding sequence ATGAAAAAATTACTGATGTTACTGATGCTGATAGTTACTCCGGTCTGGGCTGCGGCTCCTTTTACCCCGGAACAAGAGGTGCGCATTAAAGAGCTGATCCGCGAAACGCTGGTGTCGAACCCGGATATTCTGGCGCAAGCGGTGGATGCCTGGCAGCAACAGACCGCCGGTCAGCAAATCAGTCAGGCGATCAAGCAAAACGCCAAAACCCTATACCAAGATCCGGCCAGCCCGCGCTTGGGGGCCGCCAACGCCAAACTGACGCTGGTGGCCTTTACCGATTACAACTGCCCGTACTGTAAGCGTTTTGACCCGATGCTGGAAAAAATCGTCAAACAGTATCCTGATGTGGCGCTGGTGGTAAAACTGCTGCCGTTCAAAGGAGAGAGCTCCGTCAGTTCTGCACGCGTGGCGCTGACGACCTGGCAGCAACACCCGGACCAATTCTGGGCGCTGCATCAGCGGCTGATGGCGAAAAAAGGCTTCCATGACACGGCCAGCATCGCTGCCGCACAGCAGAAAACCGGGGTGAAAGCCGTCGCGCCAAGCGAACAGAGCATGACCACCTTGCGTACCAACATGGCATTGGCGGAGCAATTTGGGGTGCAGGGGACGCCGGCCACCCTGATCGGCGATCAAATGCTGCCAGGCGCGGTGTCGTATGAGGATCTGGAGGCGGTAGTGAAACAACAGCTTGCGAAGGTTAACAATGGCTAA
- a CDS encoding DMT family transporter, protein MSLPSGISARPVFPGARILQGSSQGYVIAIISAMLLAFTAIIIRVLTEYYHLPTFVLAFWRAALVALVLLPVLLLFKPEWARLQRSQIPFYACYGLLLAVFNSLWTLSVALNGASVATILTYCSVGFTVFLGWMLYSERLSLRQLVVIVVSLGGCFLVSNGDSMGNSHFNLLGLVVGMLSGIGYTLYTLGGRVATERRYPVWNTILYVFGFSAVYQWLFNAALTFYPLEAFHGMTGSLWFLSQGVQGIEWGGWWLLLTLAAGPTLLGFGLYNISLKTLPLAVANLILSLELVFTAVIAYFLLGENMNSLQLLGSALVMGGVLMLKSKTVEA, encoded by the coding sequence ATGTCATTACCATCGGGTATCTCAGCCAGGCCGGTTTTTCCGGGGGCACGTATTTTACAGGGCAGCAGTCAGGGGTATGTGATTGCTATCATCAGCGCCATGCTGCTGGCCTTTACCGCCATTATTATCCGCGTGCTGACGGAGTATTATCACCTGCCGACCTTTGTGCTGGCCTTTTGGCGCGCGGCGCTGGTTGCTCTGGTGCTGTTGCCGGTACTGCTGCTGTTCAAACCCGAATGGGCGCGTTTACAGCGTTCGCAGATCCCCTTTTATGCCTGTTACGGTCTGCTGCTGGCGGTGTTCAACAGCCTGTGGACGCTGTCGGTGGCGCTGAACGGTGCGTCGGTGGCGACTATCCTGACCTACTGCTCGGTCGGTTTTACCGTGTTTCTCGGCTGGATGCTGTACAGCGAACGCCTGAGCCTGCGTCAGTTGGTGGTGATTGTGGTCAGCCTGGGCGGCTGTTTTCTGGTCAGCAACGGCGACAGCATGGGCAACAGCCATTTTAACCTGTTGGGGCTGGTGGTGGGCATGCTGTCCGGTATCGGTTACACCCTCTATACGCTGGGCGGGCGGGTTGCGACCGAGCGGCGTTACCCGGTGTGGAACACCATTCTGTACGTGTTCGGCTTTTCGGCTGTTTATCAGTGGTTGTTCAATGCCGCGCTGACCTTTTATCCGCTGGAAGCGTTCCACGGCATGACGGGGTCATTGTGGTTCCTGTCCCAGGGCGTTCAGGGCATCGAGTGGGGGGGCTGGTGGTTGCTGCTGACCCTGGCCGCCGGCCCAACGCTGTTGGGGTTCGGCCTGTACAACATCAGCCTGAAAACCTTGCCGCTGGCGGTGGCGAACCTGATCTTGTCGCTGGAACTGGTGTTCACGGCGGTGATCGCCTATTTCCTGCTGGGGGAAAACATGAACTCGTTACAACTGCTCGGCAGCGCCCTGGTGATGGGCGGGGTGTTGATGCTGAAGAGCAAGACGGTGGAGGCGTGA
- a CDS encoding protein-disulfide reductase DsbD family protein, which yields MLNIIRSTFVCLLMLWLPALQAADSGWLQSPTNDHAKVRLRADTSQPGETRLLLAIELQKGWKTYWRSPGEGGIAPAITWQGNPPPVTWHWPTPQRFEVAGISTQGYHDRVELPMVMKGTAPRQLAGTLTLSTCSNVCILTDYPFSLDLAAPSEAQFTHDFAQAMGQVPIAEGLVDSIKAGYLNGELQISAERAAGWQQPELFFDTLEDADLGKPRVSSEGSLMTARVPVSDGWGDSAPDLRGKTLTLVIGDGGMAQQVTLPIGGPLTLPNAASFSLWQAVLMALAGGLILNLMPCVLPVLGIKLGSILQVEQRDRHSIRLQFLASSFGIVASFMALALLMTLLRLSNQALGWGIQFQNPWFIGFMVLVTLLFSANLFGLFHLQLSSSLNTKLATHNGRGLSGHFWQGAFATLLATPCSAPFLGTAVAFALAAPLPVLWGMFVALGVGMSLPWLLIAAWPALALRLPRPGRWMNTLRWAMGLLMLASSLWLLSLMVNHIGTLPTLALGGIALLALLLAVGWQHGVRLAAKLAAGTLVLAGVVLLIGSLTAGLWRQPLHDNIRWQPLSEQAITQALAQNKRVFVDVTADWCVTCKANKFNVLMRDDVQKALSSDDVVALRGDWSRPSAEISAFLQKRGSVAVPFNQIYGPGSPDGVVLSPLLTRDAVLQTLSAAKGNSQ from the coding sequence ATGTTGAATATCATCAGGTCGACGTTTGTCTGCCTGTTAATGCTGTGGCTGCCCGCTTTGCAGGCGGCGGACAGCGGCTGGTTGCAAAGCCCGACCAACGATCATGCCAAGGTGCGCCTCCGCGCTGACACCTCGCAGCCAGGAGAAACCCGTCTGCTGTTGGCTATTGAGCTGCAAAAAGGCTGGAAAACCTACTGGCGTTCACCGGGGGAAGGCGGCATTGCGCCGGCAATAACCTGGCAAGGCAATCCGCCCCCGGTGACCTGGCATTGGCCGACGCCGCAGCGTTTTGAGGTGGCCGGCATTTCCACTCAGGGCTACCACGATCGGGTCGAGCTACCGATGGTGATGAAGGGAACGGCACCGCGCCAGTTGGCTGGCACGCTGACGCTGTCCACCTGCAGTAACGTCTGTATTTTGACCGACTATCCGTTCAGTCTGGATCTTGCCGCGCCGTCAGAGGCGCAGTTTACCCACGACTTTGCCCAGGCGATGGGGCAAGTGCCTATTGCCGAGGGGCTGGTGGACAGCATCAAGGCCGGTTATCTCAATGGCGAATTGCAGATCAGCGCCGAGCGAGCCGCCGGTTGGCAACAGCCGGAGCTGTTCTTCGACACGCTGGAGGACGCGGACCTCGGCAAGCCACGGGTCAGTAGCGAAGGTTCACTGATGACGGCGCGGGTACCGGTCAGCGATGGCTGGGGTGACAGCGCCCCGGATCTGCGCGGTAAAACTCTGACGCTGGTGATCGGCGACGGTGGCATGGCGCAGCAGGTGACGTTGCCGATTGGCGGGCCGCTGACGCTGCCGAACGCGGCCAGCTTCTCGCTGTGGCAAGCGGTGCTAATGGCGTTGGCGGGGGGCCTGATCCTCAACCTGATGCCCTGTGTGCTGCCGGTTCTCGGCATCAAACTGGGATCGATTTTGCAGGTGGAGCAGCGCGACCGACACAGCATTCGGCTGCAGTTTCTGGCGTCGTCGTTCGGCATAGTGGCGTCCTTTATGGCGCTGGCGTTGCTGATGACGCTGCTGCGCTTGAGCAACCAGGCGCTTGGCTGGGGCATTCAGTTCCAAAACCCGTGGTTTATCGGCTTTATGGTGCTGGTGACGCTGCTGTTCAGCGCCAACCTGTTTGGCCTGTTCCATCTGCAACTCTCTTCTTCCCTCAATACCAAACTGGCGACCCATAACGGCCGTGGCCTGAGCGGGCATTTCTGGCAGGGCGCATTTGCCACCTTGCTGGCGACGCCCTGTTCGGCTCCCTTCCTGGGCACTGCCGTAGCCTTTGCTCTGGCTGCACCGCTGCCGGTGCTGTGGGGCATGTTTGTAGCGCTGGGCGTCGGTATGAGCCTGCCCTGGCTGCTGATTGCCGCATGGCCTGCTTTGGCGCTGCGCCTGCCGCGTCCGGGGCGTTGGATGAACACTTTACGCTGGGCCATGGGTTTGCTGATGCTGGCTTCTTCACTGTGGCTGCTGAGCCTGATGGTCAATCATATTGGCACCTTGCCGACGCTGGCGTTGGGCGGGATCGCACTGCTGGCCCTGTTGTTGGCGGTAGGCTGGCAACATGGCGTTCGTCTGGCGGCCAAGCTGGCGGCCGGTACGCTGGTGCTGGCCGGAGTGGTGTTGTTGATCGGTTCGCTGACCGCCGGGCTGTGGCGTCAGCCGCTGCACGACAATATCCGTTGGCAACCTCTGAGTGAGCAGGCGATCACCCAGGCACTTGCTCAGAACAAACGGGTGTTTGTCGACGTCACCGCGGACTGGTGCGTAACCTGTAAAGCCAACAAATTCAACGTGCTGATGCGTGATGACGTGCAAAAGGCGCTGAGTTCCGACGACGTCGTTGCCCTGCGGGGAGACTGGAGTCGCCCCTCGGCCGAGATTAGCGCTTTCCTGCAAAAACGCGGCAGCGTCGCCGTGCCTTTTAACCAGATTTATGGCCCCGGCAGCCCTGACGGCGTGGTGTTATCCCCGCTGTTGACCCGCGATGCCGTCTTGCAAACCCTGTCCGCCGCCAAAGGAAATTCACAATGA